Proteins encoded within one genomic window of Bacillus thuringiensis:
- a CDS encoding DUF3981 domain-containing protein: MKFLILAILTLFLIPWTRSGSKLRAVDKKGDEKVVKGKKSSILVIPVLFWIGIAIYEYFWLIDDRPDSILTHYSVAVAILIGLVLFSQDQIGKLEGTLKGLLMFVLLASYGYFGYLHDIVISQKKYDSVVKVEKDISEPFTENDQPFTVPPKTAENKMKKVFGDIPKVAYFELGELTPQMVNGEALYVAPIEVSGFFKARKAEAIPGYVTMSGTNPDAEAKLHLGYKMKYVPSMFFGNKLERVVRKAERDLIFKGKPKFEVDDKGKPYYTMTYGEFISGRSGFEVEGVVVVDAQTGEVKRYDKGKAPKFVDGVLNHETASTLNTYFGKYIHGFWNTKFSQTDMKIPTEWGTKEGVTPIFGKDGTLYYFTDFTSPKEGVDSALGYSLIDARTGKLYYYNGKEVKGIMDGSAASEVVDNSFKREKWHGTMPVIYNVYGKPSWIVPVIDDGGLVRAHTVIYASNAKVFATGSTQKEALENYKNALSGSGDSFRPTSNGKEAQKEGTVQRVYKEKSGENTIVYVLLENEQKVFMIPVKKFPYAMFTEVGDPIQITYLDTGEAMSSVSKFTNSNLNK; the protein is encoded by the coding sequence ATGAAATTTTTAATTTTAGCTATTCTCACTTTGTTTTTGATTCCATGGACAAGAAGCGGTAGTAAACTTCGAGCAGTGGATAAGAAAGGGGATGAGAAGGTTGTAAAGGGTAAGAAATCATCCATTTTAGTTATTCCTGTTTTATTTTGGATAGGTATTGCAATCTATGAATATTTTTGGCTAATTGATGATCGCCCAGATTCGATTCTTACTCATTATTCTGTTGCAGTAGCAATTTTAATTGGGCTTGTTCTATTTTCACAAGATCAAATAGGGAAATTAGAAGGTACGTTAAAAGGACTTCTAATGTTTGTTTTACTAGCAAGTTACGGCTATTTTGGTTATTTGCATGATATAGTAATCTCGCAAAAGAAATATGATTCTGTTGTAAAAGTAGAGAAAGATATTTCAGAGCCATTTACTGAAAATGATCAGCCGTTTACAGTGCCGCCAAAGACAGCGGAGAATAAAATGAAAAAAGTATTTGGGGACATTCCGAAAGTAGCTTATTTTGAGCTAGGAGAATTAACGCCACAAATGGTAAATGGTGAGGCTTTATATGTAGCACCAATTGAAGTTTCAGGATTTTTTAAAGCACGTAAAGCTGAGGCAATTCCAGGATACGTAACGATGTCAGGTACGAATCCTGATGCGGAAGCGAAACTGCATCTCGGTTATAAAATGAAATATGTGCCAAGCATGTTTTTTGGTAATAAATTAGAACGTGTCGTTCGAAAAGCAGAACGGGATTTAATTTTTAAAGGGAAACCTAAATTCGAAGTTGATGATAAAGGGAAACCGTATTATACAATGACGTATGGTGAATTTATTTCGGGAAGATCCGGATTCGAAGTAGAGGGCGTTGTAGTAGTAGACGCACAAACAGGTGAAGTGAAAAGATACGATAAAGGAAAGGCACCTAAATTTGTTGATGGTGTATTAAATCACGAGACCGCATCTACATTAAATACGTATTTCGGTAAGTACATTCACGGATTTTGGAATACAAAATTCTCGCAAACGGACATGAAGATTCCGACTGAGTGGGGAACGAAAGAAGGAGTTACGCCAATCTTCGGTAAGGATGGAACGTTATATTACTTTACTGATTTCACCTCTCCGAAAGAGGGAGTAGATTCTGCGTTAGGTTACTCACTCATTGATGCGCGTACAGGTAAGTTGTATTACTATAACGGAAAAGAAGTAAAGGGAATTATGGATGGTTCGGCTGCTTCGGAAGTAGTGGATAATTCCTTTAAGAGAGAAAAGTGGCATGGGACAATGCCGGTTATTTATAACGTGTATGGTAAACCTTCTTGGATTGTACCTGTTATTGATGACGGGGGGTTAGTACGTGCTCATACAGTTATCTATGCTTCTAATGCGAAAGTATTTGCAACAGGTTCGACGCAAAAAGAAGCGCTTGAGAATTATAAAAATGCGCTGAGTGGAAGTGGAGATTCATTTAGACCGACTTCAAATGGAAAAGAGGCGCAAAAAGAAGGCACTGTACAACGTGTATATAAAGAAAAATCAGGTGAAAATACAATCGTGTACGTACTGTTAGAGAATGAACAAAAAGTATTTATGATACCTGTGAAGAAATTCCCATATGCTATGTTTACAGAAGTGGGAGATCCAATTCAAATCACATATTTAGATACAGGAGAGGCGATGTCTTCCGTATCTAAATTTACAAATAGTAATTTGAACAAGTAA
- a CDS encoding DUF3951 domain-containing protein — protein MDPLLLATIGLPLTIVILVIIGFYKLFIKKKSITSFYTPFDNITGQTISEFHEEQKVLVSEDEDGDGKKKK, from the coding sequence ATGGACCCCTTACTTCTAGCTACTATAGGATTACCCTTAACAATCGTTATACTTGTCATCATCGGCTTCTACAAACTCTTCATCAAAAAGAAAAGCATCACCTCTTTTTACACACCCTTTGATAATATTACTGGACAAACTATTTCCGAATTTCACGAAGAACAAAAGGTATTAGTATCCGAGGATGAAGACGGCGATGGTAAGAAGAAAAAATAA
- a CDS encoding NAD(P)-dependent alcohol dehydrogenase codes for MKAIICTQYGPPNVLQLRNIEKPTPKKNEVLVKIHATSVSTGDCRIRGFNSPLLFWIPMRIILGFRKPRKPILGVELSGEIEEIGTDVTQFKKGDPIFALTELNLGGYAEYTCVHESGLITLKPTNVTYEEAAVIPFGGTSALHFLRKGRIKKGKQVLIYGASGSVGTAAVQLAKYFGATVTAVCSHSNFELVQSLGADTVIDYTKEDFTKRCERYDIIFDAVGKYKKSLCTNTLTPNGKYVSVNGMMAKVSKEDMILLKELTETEHLKPVIDRTYRLEEIAEAHMYVEQGHKKGNVSITLK; via the coding sequence ATGAAGGCGATCATTTGCACACAGTATGGACCACCTAACGTTCTTCAGCTTCGAAATATAGAGAAACCTACGCCTAAAAAGAACGAAGTATTAGTTAAAATTCACGCAACAAGTGTATCAACTGGAGATTGTAGAATACGCGGTTTTAATAGTCCCCTCTTATTTTGGATTCCTATGCGGATTATATTAGGTTTCAGAAAACCAAGAAAACCTATACTCGGCGTAGAGTTATCCGGTGAAATCGAAGAAATAGGAACAGATGTAACTCAATTTAAAAAAGGTGATCCAATTTTTGCATTAACAGAACTAAACCTCGGTGGTTATGCCGAGTACACATGCGTACATGAAAGTGGATTAATAACATTAAAACCTACCAATGTGACGTATGAAGAAGCGGCAGTTATTCCTTTTGGCGGAACTTCAGCATTACATTTCCTAAGAAAGGGCCGTATAAAAAAAGGGAAACAAGTGCTCATATATGGTGCCTCAGGATCAGTAGGAACAGCTGCTGTACAACTTGCTAAATATTTCGGTGCGACCGTTACGGCTGTTTGTAGTCATTCAAATTTTGAACTCGTTCAATCTTTAGGAGCTGATACAGTAATTGATTATACGAAAGAAGATTTTACTAAGCGGTGCGAGCGCTACGATATTATATTTGATGCAGTTGGGAAATATAAAAAATCCCTTTGCACAAATACATTAACACCCAATGGAAAATATGTATCTGTTAATGGAATGATGGCAAAGGTAAGTAAAGAGGATATGATTCTACTAAAAGAACTAACTGAAACAGAACATTTAAAACCTGTTATTGATAGAACCTACCGATTAGAAGAAATTGCTGAAGCTCATATGTATGTGGAACAGGGACATAAGAAAGGTAATGTTTCTATTACCTTAAAATAA
- a CDS encoding multidrug effflux MFS transporter codes for MNRLWMILVLGTLTAIGPLSIDMYLPSLPKLTDDLQTGASLAQLTLTACLLGLSVGQLFVGSISDIYGRRKPLIIALIIYVASSLLCAVAPSIWTLVLLRFLQGASGSAGIVISRAMVRDMYSGSEMTKFFSLLMLVNGAAPILAPIIGGQLLQFTTWRGVFIVLGAISVFMLISATFVLRETLPPEERETGGLSGTLATYGKLLKDRLFMGYALSQGLVTAAMFAYISGSPFVLQNIYGASPQQFSLFFAINGIGIIIASQVTGRLAGKVNEKTLFVSGIIIAAVGGLSLLLTILLGIGLIGVLCSLFLVVSSVGVVSTTGFSLAMRNQKQAAGTASALLGLLQFISGALVAPLVGIGGSNTALPMGVVIALCEIGAVLCYLFMARRSEKQFELQARQNLEA; via the coding sequence ATGAACAGGTTATGGATGATTCTTGTATTAGGAACACTTACGGCGATTGGGCCATTATCTATTGATATGTATTTGCCTTCGTTACCAAAATTAACGGATGACTTGCAAACAGGTGCATCCCTAGCCCAGCTTACATTAACAGCTTGTTTGCTTGGGCTTTCAGTAGGACAATTATTTGTTGGCTCAATTAGTGATATTTACGGAAGACGCAAACCTCTTATTATTGCTCTTATTATTTATGTTGCTTCTTCTTTACTTTGTGCTGTTGCGCCATCTATTTGGACCTTAGTGTTATTGCGCTTCCTACAAGGAGCTTCAGGATCAGCCGGAATTGTTATATCACGTGCAATGGTACGTGATATGTACTCGGGTTCTGAAATGACGAAGTTCTTCTCACTGCTCATGTTAGTAAACGGAGCAGCACCTATTTTGGCACCGATTATTGGGGGACAATTATTGCAGTTTACAACATGGCGTGGTGTTTTCATCGTTCTTGGAGCAATTAGTGTATTCATGTTAATATCAGCTACTTTCGTATTACGTGAAACATTACCTCCTGAAGAAAGAGAAACAGGTGGTTTGTCAGGGACGTTAGCGACGTACGGAAAACTCCTAAAAGATCGTTTGTTTATGGGATATGCATTGTCACAAGGATTAGTAACAGCGGCAATGTTCGCTTACATTTCGGGATCACCATTTGTATTGCAAAATATATACGGGGCATCACCACAGCAATTTAGTTTATTCTTTGCAATCAACGGTATCGGTATTATTATTGCTAGTCAGGTTACGGGTCGTTTAGCGGGGAAAGTGAATGAGAAGACATTATTTGTCTCTGGTATCATTATTGCAGCTGTTGGTGGTTTATCTTTACTATTGACAATCTTACTAGGAATAGGGTTAATTGGTGTTTTATGCTCGTTATTCCTTGTCGTATCAAGTGTTGGGGTTGTCTCAACAACTGGGTTCTCATTAGCGATGAGAAATCAAAAACAAGCTGCAGGAACAGCATCAGCTTTATTAGGTTTATTACAGTTCATTTCAGGAGCGCTTGTTGCACCGCTAGTAGGTATTGGTGGAAGTAACACCGCATTACCGATGGGTGTTGTAATAGCTCTTTGTGAAATTGGTGCGGTACTGTGCTATTTATTTATGGCTAGAAGAAGTGAAAAGCAGTTTGAACTGCAAGCAAGACAAAATTTAGAGGCTTAA
- a CDS encoding ABC transporter permease: MYVIKKLSVMVFTLWVITTVTFLIMHIIPGDPFSSDAKIFPEEVIQNMRAKYHLDEPLWNQYVAYLDGVVHFDFGESVQSTGQGVSEIITTGFGPSAIIGLQALVISLLVGIAAGTFAALYHGKVIDYGVSLLAILGISIPSFILAPLFIQVFAIQFELLPVASWGTFEHTVLPSFALALGPIAVITRFVRSNMIEVLQSDYIKLARAKGITIKKIIIRHALRNAIVPVLTFVGPLMAGLLTGTFVIEKIFSIPGLGKYFVDSIFNRDYPVIMGTTIFYSALLISCIFITDIIHRIVDPRIRSIT; the protein is encoded by the coding sequence GTGTATGTAATTAAAAAATTATCAGTTATGGTGTTCACGCTATGGGTTATTACGACAGTGACATTTCTAATTATGCATATTATTCCGGGGGATCCATTTTCATCAGATGCAAAAATCTTTCCTGAAGAAGTGATCCAAAACATGAGAGCGAAGTATCACCTTGATGAACCGTTATGGAATCAATATGTTGCTTATTTAGACGGCGTAGTTCATTTTGATTTTGGTGAATCTGTTCAATCAACCGGGCAAGGTGTATCAGAAATTATAACAACTGGTTTTGGTCCATCAGCAATTATTGGTTTACAAGCACTTGTTATTTCATTGCTAGTCGGAATTGCTGCAGGTACATTTGCTGCTCTCTATCATGGGAAGGTAATTGATTACGGTGTAAGTTTACTTGCCATCCTCGGTATTTCTATTCCGAGTTTTATTTTAGCACCACTATTTATACAAGTATTCGCTATTCAATTCGAGCTCTTACCAGTAGCCTCTTGGGGTACATTTGAACATACAGTATTACCATCTTTCGCATTGGCATTAGGACCAATCGCGGTTATTACAAGATTTGTTCGTTCTAATATGATCGAAGTATTGCAGAGTGATTATATTAAATTAGCAAGAGCGAAAGGTATAACAATTAAAAAAATCATTATAAGGCACGCTCTTCGAAATGCAATTGTTCCAGTACTTACATTTGTTGGACCATTAATGGCGGGATTGTTAACAGGTACTTTCGTTATTGAAAAGATTTTTTCAATTCCTGGTCTGGGAAAATATTTTGTAGACAGTATTTTTAACCGAGATTATCCAGTGATTATGGGAACAACGATTTTCTATAGTGCATTATTAATTTCTTGTATTTTCATTACAGATATTATTCATCGTATTGTTGATCCGCGTATTCGTTCTATTACGTAA
- a CDS encoding DUF6612 family protein gives MKKIIFISSLVFAISLGVGCSNEKTTKTDEPKKEAMQKEKELAAKDVFKKTNEAFKNEEHVTMTYDVEIKAEETEMNILKAKMQLEPKTKNSRSEMNISGTDVVVYTVDGKVAGEVKKPNTGEVITVPEEQLNAGGMKATQDIIDKLEVPEVVLDKMKMEKSGDKYKLKFTLKGQETESMLTSMDETQKKMLQAQNAKIEEVDAEYIITKDFKYESAKIDMIMSSNGKDKAHIITNAKYTSYEKFDPIQLPAAK, from the coding sequence ATGAAAAAAATTATTTTTATTTCAAGTTTAGTGTTTGCAATCAGTCTAGGGGTAGGGTGTAGCAATGAGAAAACAACAAAAACTGATGAACCGAAAAAGGAAGCCATGCAGAAAGAAAAAGAATTAGCAGCGAAGGATGTTTTCAAGAAAACGAACGAAGCTTTTAAAAATGAAGAACATGTAACGATGACATATGACGTAGAGATAAAAGCTGAAGAAACAGAGATGAATATATTAAAGGCTAAGATGCAATTAGAGCCAAAGACAAAGAATTCTCGTTCTGAAATGAATATTTCTGGTACAGATGTTGTAGTGTATACTGTGGATGGTAAAGTTGCTGGTGAGGTAAAAAAACCTAATACAGGAGAAGTTATAACCGTACCAGAGGAGCAATTAAACGCTGGTGGAATGAAAGCGACTCAAGATATTATAGATAAGTTAGAAGTACCGGAAGTAGTTTTAGATAAAATGAAGATGGAGAAAAGCGGAGATAAATATAAACTGAAATTTACATTAAAAGGGCAAGAAACAGAAAGTATGTTAACTAGCATGGATGAAACGCAGAAGAAAATGTTACAAGCACAAAATGCGAAGATAGAAGAAGTGGATGCAGAATATATCATTACAAAAGATTTTAAATATGAATCAGCAAAGATAGACATGATTATGAGTAGTAATGGCAAGGATAAAGCACACATTATTACGAACGCAAAATATACGTCGTACGAAAAGTTTGACCCAATACAATTGCCAGCAGCAAAGTAA
- a CDS encoding ABC transporter permease, whose protein sequence is MGAYEINKQLLTNEEKKELTINKDQQTISRKKEVLRKFVSNPIAVLGSVTLLLIIVFSLIGESLTPFTASEQVKEATNLPPSSEHWFGTDDLGRDIWARTWAGGKISLTVGLVAAVLDIGLGVLIGGFSGYVRGRNRLGTLIDEWIIRGIEVLYGIPYLLIVILLLIVMKPGLFTIIIALALTGWIGMARLIRAQVLSLKQREFVIAAERLGTSHMKIIYGHLIPNLTGIIIVNLSFTIPAAIFSESFLSFIGLGVQSPAASWGTMTNDALGTLLSGEWWQLFFPAIMIALIMFAFNAIGDGLQDAIDPKIVKRNRKEKKHGTALIFRKRNVSR, encoded by the coding sequence ATGGGAGCTTATGAAATTAATAAACAGTTATTAACGAATGAAGAGAAAAAAGAATTAACGATAAATAAAGATCAGCAAACGATTAGCCGAAAAAAGGAAGTACTTCGTAAGTTTGTATCGAATCCAATCGCAGTTTTAGGATCAGTGACGTTATTACTCATTATTGTATTCTCGCTTATTGGTGAAAGTTTAACGCCATTTACTGCGAGTGAGCAAGTAAAAGAGGCAACAAACTTACCGCCTAGTAGTGAACATTGGTTCGGAACAGATGATTTAGGTAGAGACATATGGGCACGTACATGGGCTGGCGGGAAAATTTCGCTAACAGTTGGATTGGTAGCAGCAGTTCTTGATATAGGGCTAGGTGTACTGATCGGTGGATTTAGTGGATATGTGAGAGGGCGCAATCGCCTTGGGACATTAATTGATGAGTGGATTATACGAGGAATCGAAGTGTTATACGGTATCCCGTATTTATTAATTGTTATTTTACTATTAATCGTTATGAAACCAGGTCTTTTTACCATCATTATCGCCCTTGCATTAACAGGGTGGATTGGAATGGCTCGTCTCATTCGAGCTCAAGTCTTGTCTTTAAAACAAAGAGAGTTTGTTATTGCAGCGGAGCGATTAGGTACATCGCATATGAAAATTATATATGGACATTTAATTCCAAACTTAACAGGCATTATTATCGTGAATTTGTCATTTACAATTCCAGCGGCTATTTTCTCAGAATCATTTTTAAGCTTCATTGGTCTTGGAGTGCAATCACCAGCAGCGAGTTGGGGGACGATGACGAACGATGCACTTGGGACATTACTAAGTGGGGAATGGTGGCAGCTATTCTTCCCGGCAATCATGATTGCACTCATCATGTTCGCATTTAATGCAATTGGTGATGGCTTGCAAGATGCAATTGATCCGAAAATCGTAAAACGGAATCGAAAGGAGAAAAAACATGGGACAGCTCTTATCTTTAGAAAACGTAACGTTAGCCGTTGA
- a CDS encoding FAD-binding oxidoreductase, translating into MKKRKIAVVIVAYTVLLATSVNTYKEQLNHPIMSDVGKLLPTKIKRVEHAEDESSLKQVVQDANVSGEKISIAGMQHSQGGQTYYPNGTMLDMKGYNEILEFDAEKKRIRVQSGVTWNDIQKKINPYGLAVQVMQSQNIFTVGGSLSVNVHGRDIRHEALIDTVESFRLLMADGKVRNVSREENADLFPYVIGGYGLFGVILDVTLKLTDDELYEAHTKVLDYKEYSSYFKNKVRRDENIRMHLARISVAPHSFLKEMYVTDYVLAKDQQRLKEYSKLKEENIIAAPKFLLGLSRYSDWGKDTFWDIQRSYFERTNGKYETRNNVMRSDSAFMEYDNPNLTEILQEYFVPIDSFAAYIDDLRSVLNEEELNLLNITIRYVEKNENAVLSYAKDDMFALVLLINQGRSEDEIKKTKAVIQKMIDVTLNHNGSYYLPYYSYPTKEQLKKAYPRIEEFLQKKKEVDSEERFVNLFYKEYNK; encoded by the coding sequence TTGAAAAAAAGAAAGATAGCGGTGGTCATTGTAGCTTATACAGTGTTGCTTGCAACATCTGTAAATACATATAAAGAGCAACTAAATCATCCAATTATGAGCGATGTAGGAAAGTTACTTCCAACGAAAATTAAACGTGTTGAACATGCTGAGGATGAAAGTTCATTAAAACAGGTCGTGCAAGATGCAAACGTTTCTGGAGAGAAGATTTCTATTGCAGGTATGCAGCATAGCCAAGGCGGTCAGACGTATTATCCGAACGGTACGATGCTTGATATGAAAGGGTATAATGAAATATTAGAATTCGATGCGGAGAAGAAGAGGATTAGAGTGCAAAGTGGTGTCACATGGAATGACATTCAAAAGAAAATCAATCCATATGGTCTTGCAGTTCAAGTGATGCAATCTCAAAATATTTTTACTGTTGGTGGTTCATTAAGTGTAAATGTACATGGGCGTGATATTCGTCATGAAGCATTGATTGATACAGTAGAGTCGTTTAGGTTGTTAATGGCAGATGGTAAGGTGCGTAATGTAAGTAGAGAAGAAAATGCGGATCTGTTTCCGTATGTAATTGGGGGATATGGATTGTTTGGCGTGATTTTAGATGTGACGCTAAAGTTAACAGATGATGAATTGTATGAAGCGCATACGAAGGTACTAGATTATAAAGAGTACTCTTCATATTTTAAGAATAAAGTGCGAAGGGATGAGAATATACGCATGCATTTAGCACGTATTTCTGTTGCCCCACATTCATTTTTAAAAGAAATGTATGTGACAGATTATGTATTAGCAAAAGATCAGCAGAGGTTGAAAGAGTACAGTAAATTGAAAGAAGAAAATATTATAGCTGCGCCAAAATTTTTACTCGGTTTATCACGCTATAGTGATTGGGGAAAGGATACATTTTGGGATATACAAAGAAGTTATTTTGAACGTACAAATGGTAAGTACGAAACACGAAATAATGTAATGAGATCGGATAGTGCCTTTATGGAATACGATAATCCAAACTTGACCGAGATTTTACAGGAATATTTCGTACCAATAGATAGTTTTGCAGCGTATATAGATGACTTGCGAAGTGTTTTGAATGAAGAGGAATTAAACCTTCTTAACATTACCATTCGCTATGTAGAAAAGAATGAAAATGCGGTACTATCTTATGCGAAAGATGATATGTTTGCGCTTGTGCTTTTAATTAATCAAGGGCGCTCAGAGGATGAAATAAAGAAAACAAAAGCAGTCATTCAGAAGATGATTGATGTTACGTTAAATCATAATGGTAGTTATTATTTACCGTATTATTCGTATCCAACGAAAGAGCAGTTAAAGAAAGCATATCCTCGCATAGAAGAGTTCCTTCAGAAGAAGAAGGAAGTAGACTCAGAGGAACGGTTTGTGAATTTATTTTATAAGGAGTATAACAAATGA
- a CDS encoding MFS transporter yields MTYRRFVASQSIIMMAGSMVFPFYILLLRNVGNSFSQFGWAYGLFALTSALVYPVVGKLSDRVGDQKLLIIYAWSMAVLMLCFPIATEVWHVYILQILMGVLGAVQRNTEKTSLARKVVQENAGYEIGKYHVWTSIGGAVAIIVTGYLVDFFTIGTIFYIASILYVVSGVVLSSKKI; encoded by the coding sequence ATGACATATAGAAGATTTGTAGCATCACAAAGCATCATTATGATGGCGGGAAGTATGGTATTTCCTTTTTACATTCTATTGCTTCGGAATGTTGGGAATAGCTTCTCGCAGTTTGGCTGGGCGTATGGCTTATTTGCCTTAACTTCAGCACTTGTATATCCGGTAGTAGGAAAGTTGTCTGATCGAGTAGGTGATCAGAAATTATTAATTATATATGCTTGGTCCATGGCAGTATTAATGCTTTGTTTCCCGATTGCCACGGAAGTTTGGCATGTGTACATTCTTCAAATTTTAATGGGTGTTTTAGGTGCTGTGCAGCGTAATACGGAGAAGACATCGTTAGCGCGAAAAGTTGTGCAAGAAAATGCTGGTTATGAGATTGGAAAATATCATGTGTGGACATCGATTGGAGGAGCAGTAGCAATTATTGTAACGGGATATTTAGTAGATTTCTTTACGATTGGTACGATTTTTTATATTGCATCTATCTTATATGTAGTAAGCGGAGTTGTATTAAGTAGTAAAAAAATATAA
- a CDS encoding MetQ/NlpA family ABC transporter substrate-binding protein has translation MKKVLLSIVSGAVLLLGACSGGSDKEVKALDEKKITVGVTGGPHEQIFEKVKEVAAKDGLEIDIKVFNDYVAPNVSLDEKSLDVNSYQTKSYLDVFKAERNMKLTEVFSTVTFPMGVYSKSLKDVKDLKDGDAIAVPNDPTNELRALKLFEKAGVLKVDPKATEKATAKDVIENPKNLKIVELEASQLPTQLSEVKAAAINTNFALGAKLSPAKDSIFREGKDSPYVNWVVVRTENKDDAVVNKLKKAYQSKEVKEFIEKKFDGSVLPSW, from the coding sequence ATGAAGAAAGTATTATTAAGCATTGTAAGTGGGGCTGTATTATTATTAGGCGCATGTAGCGGAGGTTCAGATAAAGAAGTAAAAGCGTTAGATGAGAAAAAGATTACTGTCGGTGTAACAGGTGGACCGCATGAACAAATTTTTGAGAAGGTAAAAGAAGTGGCTGCGAAAGACGGGCTCGAAATCGATATAAAAGTATTTAATGATTATGTAGCACCGAACGTATCACTCGATGAAAAAAGCCTTGATGTAAATAGCTATCAAACGAAATCATATTTAGACGTATTTAAAGCTGAACGTAATATGAAATTAACCGAAGTATTTTCAACAGTAACATTCCCTATGGGCGTATATTCAAAAAGCTTAAAGGATGTAAAGGACTTAAAAGATGGCGATGCAATTGCTGTACCAAATGATCCAACGAATGAACTTCGAGCTTTAAAACTATTTGAAAAAGCAGGTGTTTTAAAAGTGGATCCAAAGGCTACAGAAAAAGCGACTGCAAAAGATGTAATTGAAAATCCAAAAAATTTAAAGATCGTTGAATTAGAGGCTTCTCAATTACCAACACAGCTAAGTGAAGTAAAAGCAGCTGCAATTAATACAAACTTTGCATTAGGTGCAAAATTAAGCCCTGCGAAAGATTCTATCTTCCGTGAAGGAAAAGATTCACCATATGTAAACTGGGTCGTTGTTCGTACTGAAAATAAAGATGACGCTGTTGTAAATAAATTAAAGAAAGCTTATCAATCTAAAGAAGTAAAAGAATTTATCGAGAAAAAATTTGATGGTTCTGTTTTACCGTCTTGGTAG